A segment of the bacterium genome:
AGCACGGTCATATAGTCGCCGAGGATCTGGCAGGGATGGACCAGGTCGGTCAGGCCATTCACGACAGGAACTGTCGCATATTTCGCCAACTCTTCGACATCCGACTGCTTGTAGGTTCGGATCATAATGAGCCCAACGTAGCGGGAGAGTACCTGGGCGGCATCGGCGATAGATTCACGCTTACCGAGTTGAATCTCACCATCGGTGATGTAGATCGGAGAGCCGCCGAGTTCGGAGATGCCGACCTCGAATGAGATGCGGGTCCGCAGTGACTGCTTGGTGAAGATGCAGGCGACGGACTTTCCTTCGAGAGATTTCGGGGCGATCTCCTTGCGCTTCATCTTGGCGCAGAGGTCGAAAACTTCGTTAACTTCGGCGGCGGAGAGATCGATTATCTGGGTCAATGAACGAGCCATGGTTCCTCCTTGGGGGTAGTATTGTCAAAAGCTGGCGGAATATACGGATTAGGGATTGCGAGTCAAGCCTAGTGAAAGTGGGGGGTGAAAATTGGCTTTCCCCTTGCGGGGGAACGGGGAAGCGGATTATAATAGTGGAGTCACCTATCCGTCTGTATTCAATCAAGGGAGGGTATCCATGCGCCCGCGACAGATTTCAATAGTACTCGTTCTATTCGCACTTCTCGCATCATCATTGGTAGCCGAGACGGTGGTTGATATTTCGGGGCAGGTGCGGGTGAGGAATGCCTCGATAAAATCAGGCTACGAGCCGGAATCAGGATTCTGGTTCGAGAATCTATTGCGAGTACGAGTAAATTTGGAGACCAAGGTAAACGCGAATGTCACAGCGTTCCTGCAATTTCAGGACAGCCGGCATTTTATGAGAGACTCCTTATTGCAGGATGGATCTGGTACATTGTCTAACGGTCGAAATACTGATCTCCACCAAGGATACATTGTGCTTAGCCGATTTCCTCTTAAAGGCGCTGAACTGAAAATTGGAAGATTTGAATTCTCTCACGGCAATGAACGATTATTCGGACCTGACGATTGGGATAATGTTGGGAGAGCATTTAATGGCGCTTCGGTAACTTATGGCGATGCACGCAACTTTGCCAGCGCTTTCGGGTTGACCGGCCCCAGTCACAGAGAGGATGACTATAATTTCCTGCAGTCCATCATCTGGGGTGTATCCGGCAACGTTGATGGGGTTGGGTTGGAGCCGATCTTCTACTACGAGAATATTGATGAGGTGCGATACCCGGTCAAAATAACAACCGATCGATTCACAGTCGGGATGTTTGGTGAGCAGAGATTTAGGAGTTTTGAGCTTCAGTGGAATCTGGCTGGACAAACGGGTACATGGGAGTACCTTCCCAGTGGGGTTGGAATCACGGGTCTTACTCGTAACATTGAGGCATGGATGATAACAGCATCTACGAGATGGAGCAATCCCTGGTTCTCGAGAATCTCCATTGGTGTCGGGCTAGATTTTTCAAGCGGAGACGCTAACATGAATGATGGTACGGATGCTATTTTCCAGGCTCCATATCAAAGTCTGCATAGTTTTCATGGCGGACAATTGTTCTTGGGCAACAAAGGACACTTCTATGAGCCGTACATGATTCGTGGCGGAATGCGCGAGGTCTTTGCAAGCATTCACTATCGCGCCGACTCATTATTCTCTCTATCGCTTGCAGGCCACGTTTTCAAGACAGCTGATATTTCAACCAGGGAAGTTGGCACTTGGGCCAGCCAAGTTATCGGCGCTCGCAAGAGATCGGCACACAGATTAACGCAATGATCTCTACCAGACTCTATCACGCGGTGGATTGGCAGTTGATCGGCGCGCTTTTGTTTCCAACCGATAAGTACGCCATGGCCTATGATCCGGACCCAGGGTGTTACCTCTATTCCCAGATGACGGTCGACTTCTAAGTGGCGGGGGGACAGTCGATTCGTGCTATTTCCCTTGCCAATGCGTAACTCCCAACGCAATATTACGTAGTTGATAGGTAAGGAGATAAAGGAACGAGTCAGACTATGGACAAGAAAACCAGCATATTCGGGATAATTCTGGTGGTCATCGGGGCGCTGTTGCTCCTGAGTCGTTTCCAGATCCATCTCTTTCAGTTCATCCTTCCGGCTGCTCTGATCATTCTGGGCATCTGGTTTATTCGCAAAAAGCAGCGGTCCGAGAACTCCATTCCTCCCCCGCCTGGTCCGATCCCGAATGGGCCGATGGGGCATCCGATGCCGCCTCCCCCACCTCCCCCTCCGCCGCAGCCTGGGTTCGGCGGAGGGTGGCCGTCCTCCGGCGACAGCACAGCTTCGGGTACATTCACCGGGACCACGCAGACGGGCGGTTCAACCGCGCACGGACAATCCACCGGACATGCCCATACCGGCGGACATGCCCATACCGCGGGACATCAGGCCTCGACCGCCTATCCTCAGTATGAGGCCGGCAAAGTGAAGTACAGCAAATTCCTCGGTGATATGTTCATCGATTGCCAGAATATCAATATGCAGAATATCGAGATCTCGATGTTTGCCGGGGATCTGCAGATCAATCTCAATGGCGGCAAGCTCACGCCCGGTCTCAATCGGATGATCATCTCCGGATTTTTAGGAGATATCATGGTCTTTGTGCCGAAAGGTCTCCCCGTTTTCATTCACTGTTCCGGTTTTGTCGGCGATCTCGATCTGCTGGGACGTCGGTCGGACGGATTTGGCAACACGCTCGATGCACAGACGGCGGAGTATGATTCGGCCGAGGCGAAGCTGTATGTGGCGGTGAATAATTTTGTCGGGGATGTGCGGGTATATTACGTGTAGCGACAGATCGGGCACCCGCCATGAATTGGGTCACCGGCCGAGGCTTCGACTTCGCTCAGCCCGTCGTTATACTAAGCAAGAATCAAGACTCTCATTCGACATTGTTATATCCAAAGAGGGGGATCGCCACGCCTCGCCATCTACGCACGCCATTGAAAAGTCTGGACGGTTTTGGCGAGGCTCGCGATGACGTTCTTGGGCAGTTCTCGAAAATCCTTATAGCTCCTTATTCATCCTCATAGCTCCTGGTTCGTCCGCGAAGATCTCTTCATTTGATGCCGAATTTTTCTTCCCGTTTTCTCCGTTTCCAGGGTTGGTTGTATGAGGTCAACTCCATCAGCCGGGAGATATCAAACATCTTCTCCAGTCGACCGTGCAAGCCCTGCGGATCCTCGCTGATCGCCTGTTTCACTTTCTTGAACGACCGGAATTGCTGAAGTTCTTCCGGCAAATGGGTAAATAGCTCGGCGGCCTTTTCCGGATGGCCGCGCGCCACCCAGAGTCGCATTTTCTGGCCAACTTCAAGATATTGAGCGAGTATCGGTTCTTCGGACATGCAGTAACTCCTTAGCCTCGGTGATCACCATCGCCGACATCAGATCTTCGAACTCAGCATCAGAGAACTGACCGGGTGTGGCGAGAATGGTGGTGAACCGTTCATGTTTGATGCGAACAGACGCGACCTCATCGAAGAGCCGTCGCGGCTCAAGTAGTTTGCGGATGAGCGGGATATTGTAATCGTAGTAGCGGCGGTAACTGATCCAGGTCTGATAGGGCCCGATGATCCGTCGCTCGTTGTTATCGGCAGTGACGAATTGGATAAGTTGCTTTTCGAGTTGGTCGCGGGTTTCCTTGAGTTGTTCGATTCTCTTTTCCAGGTCCCGAATCGAGAAGCGGATATTCATCCAGTGGCGAAGTTCTTTTTCCATAGATTTCCTCCGCCAGAAGTATCGGAAGGGGGACTGACAGGGGCTGTCAGTGAAAATGCGCAAAAGATATAAAAGTGTTATACAGAAGGGGATGCCGGGCTGGAATCATCATATTGTTTCAGATCAGGTGGTTGGCTGTTTGGGATAGTCTCACGATTTTGGGAGTTTGGCCGTGGTCCTCTTTTCGGCCCGTTCTGCAGACCTTCTCCTCTCTATTAATGGAGCGGATCAGGGAGCAATAGGAAATGTAATACGGAGGGGGAATTGCCACACCTTGCCCATGTCAGGGATTGCATCTTTGGTGTCAGTCGCGTATAATTTGACAGGCGGGGTAGCAGGAAGAATCTTGAAAATCCCGACAACATTTCCACCATGACCATCGGTCAGAGAAGGCGTTATCTGAAATGGAAGGGATTCGCGTCACTGCTATACGTCCTGTTTGTCGCATTGTACCTGAATCAAGGATTCGATGAAATGAGCTATAACACCACCGGCCTGAAATAATGGCACCGAGAGACCAAGAGTGAAGGAAATATGGACAGTAGCTGCACAGCGATTGCATTCTCACACGGCACGTCGATTCCGTCACCAGCTTTGAGCACCATACTCTCAATCTTGGCTGGCCTCACCGTCGCCGTACTAACTTACCTCTTAGGCTTGTATAGAGACAAATTGAACATAAGGGTTGCCTGGTGGCAACAGCACATCCGTTCGCTTCTTCGGTCTCAGACCTTATTGAACCAAATAGTGTCAATTGCCGCAGACAATCGCTACGTTCTCCAAAGATATCGTGAAGCCTACGACCAGAAGACGCCTGGGCCTGTTTCCGTGCTGTTTGATTCGCCAAAACAGCTGCCAGTTGATTTGAAACTGGTTGAAGAAATTGCGAATGATGATCTAGCAAATCGGCTGTTTCGGCTTTTTGATACGATTCGGAAAATCAATGATGACATGGAAACATGGACTCGCAGCTATTCACTCTTCAGAGAGCGTTTGATTGGGAAGAATATCGGAGAGGAAGAGTTTCTTCACAGAGTTAGTGAAGGAAAGGTTGTATTCGACACACACTTTCATTTTCTGCGTGGATTTGAAGTTGAAGTGATGGAGTGTCTTGCAATAACGAGAGTCCTGCTCGCGAATGATAAGGCCATTTCGCCATGGCAGGCAAGAAAGAAGCCAAAATCAATGATCG
Coding sequences within it:
- a CDS encoding cell wall-active antibiotics response protein, with protein sequence MDKKTSIFGIILVVIGALLLLSRFQIHLFQFILPAALIILGIWFIRKKQRSENSIPPPPGPIPNGPMGHPMPPPPPPPPPQPGFGGGWPSSGDSTASGTFTGTTQTGGSTAHGQSTGHAHTGGHAHTAGHQASTAYPQYEAGKVKYSKFLGDMFIDCQNINMQNIEISMFAGDLQINLNGGKLTPGLNRMIISGFLGDIMVFVPKGLPVFIHCSGFVGDLDLLGRRSDGFGNTLDAQTAEYDSAEAKLYVAVNNFVGDVRVYYV
- a CDS encoding alginate export family protein, which gives rise to MRPRQISIVLVLFALLASSLVAETVVDISGQVRVRNASIKSGYEPESGFWFENLLRVRVNLETKVNANVTAFLQFQDSRHFMRDSLLQDGSGTLSNGRNTDLHQGYIVLSRFPLKGAELKIGRFEFSHGNERLFGPDDWDNVGRAFNGASVTYGDARNFASAFGLTGPSHREDDYNFLQSIIWGVSGNVDGVGLEPIFYYENIDEVRYPVKITTDRFTVGMFGEQRFRSFELQWNLAGQTGTWEYLPSGVGITGLTRNIEAWMITASTRWSNPWFSRISIGVGLDFSSGDANMNDGTDAIFQAPYQSLHSFHGGQLFLGNKGHFYEPYMIRGGMREVFASIHYRADSLFSLSLAGHVFKTADISTREVGTWASQVIGARKRSAHRLTQ